In a genomic window of Methanosarcina horonobensis HB-1 = JCM 15518:
- a CDS encoding phasin family protein — translation MKEPVRKLGLIGAGLWAMTEERVNELVKDLVDKGDISKEEGKKVVQDLVEESKKQRVDLEKKISDKIQDTISKADVFTRKDMHELESRLETLEGEVQKMKNKEKMFFK, via the coding sequence ATGAAAGAACCTGTTCGAAAACTCGGGCTCATAGGGGCTGGACTGTGGGCAATGACCGAAGAAAGAGTAAATGAACTTGTAAAAGACCTGGTTGACAAAGGGGATATCAGCAAAGAAGAAGGTAAAAAAGTTGTTCAGGACCTTGTCGAAGAGAGCAAGAAACAGAGGGTTGACCTCGAAAAGAAAATCTCCGACAAGATTCAGGATACCATTTCAAAGGCAGACGTCTTTACCAGAAAAGATATGCATGAACTGGAATCAAGATTAGAGACTCTGGAGGGCGAAGTCCAGAAAATGAAAAATAAAGAAAAGATGTTCTTCAAATGA
- a CDS encoding coiled-coil domain-containing protein gives MGKWGKVIFYGSYITIILIILSILSPAAFAKSDTAAGKGADMQSLETVQARVKEKVQERNQTVNGTLEREQLREETKEKIQLKEQLKIQKSSYQTSKQNFLQIRSRLRSGNYSEEDLNTTRKYLNSSIDYMIANLEKVKHNLEQSNGNGTEARISAIDERISQLEEEKEAIGNATEPEELATAANSIRGTWNNAKHSVVAETGKTVSEKIEKFLNKSEDIAGRLESEINEVNETGTETAELEAKLADYNELMDSVREKKEVAEEIFEKEDATQEELKEANEYLQNALEDIRDANEILREIFSELEHYREQFRLEEENQKTAQTNDEDADDSADDKEDEDKEDEDEKGTQEAVITNSSTKETNS, from the coding sequence ATGGGAAAATGGGGAAAAGTAATATTCTATGGATCATACATAACTATAATACTTATTATATTAAGTATTCTATCACCGGCAGCTTTTGCCAAGAGTGATACTGCGGCAGGTAAAGGTGCTGACATGCAATCACTTGAAACTGTTCAGGCTAGGGTTAAGGAAAAAGTCCAGGAAAGGAATCAGACCGTGAATGGAACTCTGGAACGAGAGCAGCTGCGTGAAGAAACTAAGGAAAAAATACAATTAAAAGAGCAACTCAAGATCCAGAAAAGCAGTTACCAAACCTCAAAGCAAAATTTCCTCCAGATAAGATCCAGACTGAGGTCTGGAAATTACAGTGAAGAAGATCTTAACACTACAAGGAAATATCTCAATTCAAGCATTGACTATATGATAGCCAATCTTGAAAAAGTTAAGCATAACCTTGAGCAGTCAAACGGTAATGGTACTGAAGCCAGAATTTCTGCCATCGATGAAAGGATAAGCCAGCTTGAGGAAGAAAAAGAAGCTATCGGAAACGCAACAGAGCCTGAAGAGCTCGCAACTGCGGCAAACTCAATACGCGGAACCTGGAATAATGCAAAACATAGCGTAGTTGCCGAAACAGGAAAAACTGTCAGCGAGAAGATAGAAAAATTCCTTAACAAATCCGAAGATATTGCCGGAAGGCTTGAAAGTGAAATAAATGAAGTGAATGAGACTGGCACTGAGACCGCAGAACTAGAGGCAAAACTAGCTGATTACAATGAACTTATGGACTCAGTGAGAGAAAAGAAGGAAGTCGCCGAAGAGATCTTCGAGAAAGAGGATGCTACTCAGGAAGAACTCAAAGAAGCAAATGAATACCTTCAAAATGCTCTTGAAGATATACGTGATGCAAACGAGATATTGAGAGAAATCTTCAGTGAACTGGAACACTACAGAGAACAGTTCAGGCTTGAAGAAGAAAACCAGAAAACTGCTCAAACCAACGACGAAGATGCAGATGATAGCGCAGATGATAAAGAAGATGAAGATAAGGAAGATGAAGATGAGAAAGGCACACAAGAGGCTGTGATTACGAATTCCTCTACGAAAGAAACTAACAGTTAA